A single Anatilimnocola floriformis DNA region contains:
- a CDS encoding DUF4350 domain-containing protein has product MSAAPTYHSTTEAAAGGNKWTLPAVLVGAVLLVAFLIWLFRSAPELETGYGRRMGNNYRASVNGTIVLSEMFRYSGRTVTSVDRLTPKLRKYQTIVWFPDDFGVPTVEQRQFFEQWLSEGSGRTLIYVGRDYDAATAYWTEIQADAPQDQLDEIKQKRSEAKSKFAEERARMPKEEFARWFVLRDGKARKVTTLAGPWADGIDAKQADISVSSQLDKPTIKDRPKDNKEELPEDFEPLLTSEKETLVARVTDKSWSDGQVIVVANGSMFLNYPLINHENRKLAGKLLDECDPDSQVAFLESGPGGPPIQKKSSEKQDREWPFPLNAIVFHLVMFSLVFCLARSAIFGRARELPLESPSDFGRHISALGKLMQRTKDQAYAYARLQQYRQHGKRDSGKSHKK; this is encoded by the coding sequence ATGAGTGCTGCACCGACCTATCATTCCACCACTGAAGCTGCCGCAGGTGGCAACAAGTGGACGCTGCCGGCGGTCCTGGTGGGCGCCGTGTTGCTTGTTGCCTTTTTGATTTGGCTGTTTCGCAGCGCTCCCGAGTTGGAAACCGGCTACGGCCGGCGGATGGGCAACAATTATCGGGCCAGCGTCAACGGCACGATTGTTCTCTCGGAAATGTTCCGCTACAGCGGCCGCACGGTGACTTCGGTCGACAGGCTCACGCCGAAGCTGCGAAAGTATCAAACCATCGTCTGGTTTCCCGACGACTTTGGTGTGCCGACCGTGGAGCAACGGCAGTTTTTCGAACAGTGGTTGTCAGAAGGTTCCGGCAGGACGCTGATTTACGTCGGTCGCGACTACGACGCAGCGACGGCCTATTGGACAGAAATCCAGGCCGATGCCCCGCAAGATCAACTCGACGAAATCAAACAAAAACGCTCCGAAGCCAAGAGCAAGTTTGCCGAAGAGCGGGCGCGCATGCCCAAGGAAGAATTCGCCCGTTGGTTTGTGCTCCGCGATGGCAAGGCTCGCAAAGTGACTACGCTCGCCGGTCCTTGGGCAGATGGAATCGACGCCAAGCAGGCCGATATTTCGGTCAGCAGCCAGTTGGATAAGCCGACCATAAAGGATCGACCGAAAGACAATAAGGAAGAACTGCCCGAGGATTTCGAGCCGCTGCTGACCAGCGAAAAAGAAACGCTTGTTGCCCGCGTCACCGACAAGTCCTGGTCCGATGGCCAAGTGATTGTCGTCGCCAATGGCAGCATGTTCTTGAACTATCCGCTGATCAATCACGAAAATCGCAAGCTCGCCGGCAAGCTGCTCGACGAATGTGATCCCGACTCGCAAGTTGCGTTTCTGGAAAGTGGCCCGGGCGGACCGCCGATCCAGAAAAAAAGCAGCGAGAAGCAAGACCGCGAATGGCCTTTCCCATTGAACGCGATCGTGTTTCACCTGGTCATGTTTTCGCTCGTCTTTTGCCTGGCTCGCTCGGCGATCTTTGGCCGAGCTCGCGAACTGCCGCTGGAATCGCCTAGCGATTTCGGCCGGCACATTTCCGCCCTCGGCAAGTTGATGCAGCGGACCAAGGACCAGGCCTATGCCTACGCCCGTCTGCAGCAGTATCGCCAGCACGGCAAACGAGACTCCGGCAAGTCACACAAAAAATAA
- a CDS encoding DUF4129 domain-containing protein produces MKFFAQIVILLAALQCWPGRLCAQEAPARESVKDARNALNGRTPFPFYDSAKDDVKRMNVKAPPDAAPPAKGSTTWTRNGTTPVRGGGGRGGASGLGALLQIIGVALFTAVISAVVYFLVKAFLQGEQTQTEGTKFIDTSSDVDRVEDLPFQIKKPTGDFLSEAQRLYEAGQYSEAIVYLFSYQLVALDKRHVIRLAKGKTNRQYLRETRSREMIKQVLQRTMISFEDVFFGHHNLSRERFEECWRQLDEFHQQLERVEAAAA; encoded by the coding sequence ATGAAATTCTTCGCCCAGATCGTCATCCTGCTCGCCGCACTCCAGTGCTGGCCGGGAAGACTCTGCGCGCAGGAAGCACCGGCCCGCGAATCGGTGAAAGACGCCCGTAACGCGCTGAACGGTCGCACCCCCTTTCCGTTTTACGATTCGGCCAAAGACGATGTAAAACGCATGAACGTCAAAGCGCCGCCAGATGCCGCGCCCCCCGCGAAGGGAAGTACAACCTGGACTAGAAACGGCACCACGCCCGTGCGCGGCGGCGGCGGACGAGGCGGTGCAAGCGGCCTCGGCGCATTGCTTCAAATAATCGGGGTAGCGCTGTTCACAGCCGTCATCTCCGCCGTGGTCTACTTCCTGGTGAAGGCGTTTCTGCAGGGTGAGCAAACGCAAACCGAAGGGACGAAGTTCATCGATACCTCGAGCGACGTTGACCGCGTCGAGGATTTGCCGTTTCAGATCAAAAAGCCCACCGGCGATTTTCTGTCGGAAGCGCAGCGACTGTACGAAGCGGGCCAATACTCCGAAGCGATCGTGTATCTCTTCAGTTATCAACTGGTCGCCCTCGACAAGCGACATGTCATTCGCCTCGCCAAGGGGAAGACCAACCGGCAGTACCTGCGTGAGACGCGCTCGCGCGAAATGATCAAGCAAGTCCTGCAGCGCACGATGATTTCTTTCGAAGATGTCTTTTTCGGCCATCACAATCTGAGTCGCGAACGCTTCGAGGAGTGTTGGCGGCAGCTCGATGAATTTCATCAGCAACTAGAACGGGTGGAGGCCGCCGCCGCATGA
- a CDS encoding RDD family protein, translated as MAQRHEQIDSIIRVVTPENIAFEYRLAGPFRRLPALLIDWTITATAIFICAIAIAITFGAFISGGLAEAMISISFFVFRWFYGGLFETFMNGQTPGKRLTGIRVLTTEGQPINGLQAIMRNLFRGADLFLPLPCLGLLVMTLNKRSQRLGDLVSGTIVVVEQNSWLTGVAKLEDPRAIQLAGYLPPNFIVSRPLARALATYVERRRFFSPLRRREVAKHLGEPLLVQFGLPADTSYDLLLCALYYRTFIADRGEDERRLAEATAAAAQVNPFSQPFATPAQFNYKPPPLPQEQMVTIPATPPRQF; from the coding sequence ATGGCACAACGTCACGAGCAAATCGATTCGATCATCCGTGTGGTCACACCGGAAAACATCGCGTTCGAATATCGGCTCGCCGGTCCGTTTCGCCGTTTGCCGGCCCTGCTCATCGACTGGACCATAACCGCCACGGCGATCTTCATCTGCGCAATTGCCATTGCGATTACGTTCGGCGCTTTCATTAGCGGCGGCCTGGCCGAAGCGATGATCTCGATTAGCTTCTTCGTCTTCCGCTGGTTTTACGGCGGTTTGTTCGAAACGTTCATGAACGGCCAAACGCCCGGCAAACGGCTGACCGGCATTCGCGTGCTGACGACCGAAGGTCAGCCGATCAACGGTCTGCAGGCGATCATGCGGAACCTGTTCCGCGGGGCTGATTTGTTTTTGCCGTTGCCGTGCCTCGGCTTGCTGGTGATGACGCTGAACAAGCGGAGCCAACGTCTGGGCGATTTGGTGTCGGGAACGATCGTGGTCGTCGAGCAGAACTCTTGGCTCACCGGCGTGGCGAAGCTTGAAGATCCTCGCGCAATTCAGCTTGCCGGTTATCTGCCGCCGAACTTTATTGTCTCGCGGCCACTCGCTCGCGCATTGGCAACGTATGTCGAACGTCGGCGATTTTTTTCACCGCTCCGCCGCCGCGAAGTCGCCAAGCACTTGGGCGAGCCGCTGTTGGTGCAGTTCGGTTTGCCGGCGGATACGAGTTACGATTTGCTGCTATGCGCGCTTTATTACCGCACGTTCATTGCCGATCGTGGTGAAGACGAACGGCGGCTCGCCGAAGCCACCGCGGCCGCTGCGCAGGTCAATCCGTTCTCGCAGCCATTCGCCACGCCCGCGCAGTTCAATTACAAACCGCCGCCGCTGCCGCAAGAGCAGATGGTGACGATTCCCGCCACGCCGCCTCGGCAGTTCTAA
- a CDS encoding stage II sporulation protein M, producing MKVVELLERRRQNWQELERYCDRISQSTLNTAEISRFSALYRAACADLALSNSYQLPENTVQYLHKLVGRAHNQLYRARQFDYKVWAKMLLEDVPQRIFNDRCVQTMFVFFWGFFILSAWLAYSKTAWPEFAEEMLPPQMLEQMQEHFKKPPDGSDRDGDTNLRMAAFYINHNTGIGLQCFVWGLLVVPGLYITAKNAVWLGAAFGYMARPDVPQGEHFFHFVRAHGPFELTAIVLSAGAGLRLGMAWIMPGQLSRGASLQKNGAEMMPVMCAAMLMFLFAALIEGFISPSSAPIWLKSGVCLLSSALLGFYFVVLGFPRRLLNAAR from the coding sequence ATGAAAGTTGTCGAACTGCTGGAACGCCGCCGCCAAAACTGGCAGGAACTGGAACGCTATTGCGACCGGATCAGCCAGTCGACGCTCAACACCGCAGAGATCTCGCGGTTCTCGGCGCTCTATCGCGCAGCGTGCGCCGACCTCGCGCTCTCGAACTCCTATCAGTTGCCCGAAAACACCGTTCAGTATCTTCACAAGCTAGTCGGCCGGGCTCACAACCAGCTCTATCGGGCCAGGCAGTTCGATTACAAAGTCTGGGCCAAGATGCTGCTAGAGGATGTGCCGCAGCGGATCTTCAACGATCGCTGCGTGCAGACGATGTTCGTTTTCTTCTGGGGCTTTTTCATTCTCAGTGCCTGGCTCGCCTATTCAAAAACGGCCTGGCCGGAATTTGCCGAGGAAATGCTCCCGCCCCAGATGCTTGAGCAGATGCAGGAGCACTTCAAGAAGCCGCCAGATGGCTCGGACCGCGACGGCGACACGAACCTGCGAATGGCGGCCTTCTATATCAACCACAACACCGGCATCGGCCTGCAATGCTTCGTCTGGGGCCTGCTTGTGGTTCCCGGTTTGTATATCACGGCCAAGAACGCGGTTTGGCTGGGGGCTGCCTTTGGTTACATGGCCCGCCCCGATGTGCCGCAGGGGGAACACTTTTTTCACTTCGTGCGGGCGCACGGGCCGTTTGAACTAACTGCGATTGTCCTTTCGGCCGGCGCTGGTTTGCGGCTCGGCATGGCCTGGATCATGCCGGGGCAACTTTCGCGCGGCGCGTCGCTGCAAAAGAACGGCGCCGAGATGATGCCGGTGATGTGCGCGGCAATGCTGATGTTTTTGTTCGCGGCGCTCATCGAGGGATTCATATCTCCGTCGTCGGCGCCCATCTGGTTGAAGTCTGGCGTTTGTTTGCTCTCGAGCGCTCTGCTGGGATTCTATTTCGTGGTGCTCGGTTTCCCGCGGAGGCTCCTCAATGCAGCTCGATAA